DNA from Streptomyces rishiriensis:
CAGCTTGCCCGCGAGCTCTTCCACGGAGTCGGCGATCAGGTCGCCGGTCACCGGCGTCGCACCGGTCGCGCGGATCGTGTCGGCCTGGGCCGGGCTGCGGTGCATGCCGGTCACCTCGTCACCGCGCTCGGACAGCAGGCCGGCGAGCCTCCTGCCGACACCTCCGGCGGCACCGATCTGGAACACCTTCATGGAAATCGTCTCTTTCCTGGCCGGACGACCGGCCACCCGCTTGTCCTAATGTTGACATTACGACAACAGGGGAATGTTAACATTGCGACATGGAGCAGATGCAAGTCACAGACGCGGTGGCCCCCGCCCGCCGTCGCGGACTGGCCGACGAAGTCGCCGACCGGATCCGGGAGGCGATCTTCAGCGGCGCGTACGCCCCCGGGGCACCGCTGCGCGAGGTCGAACTCTCCGGCGTCCTGCAGGTCAGCAGAGGTCCGGTGCGTGAGGCTCTGCGCGTACTGGAGCGCGAGGGACTCGTGCACTGCGCCTGGCACCGCGGCACCGTCGTCACCACGCTGTCCGCCGAGGATGTCGCCGAGCTCGACAGTCTGCGCGGCGCGCTCGAGGACCTCGCCGTCCAGCAGGTCATCACCCACGCGTCCGAGGAGGACCTCGCCGCCATCGAGAAGGCAGCCGGCCTGATGGAGCACACGACGGACCCGCACGCCATGGTCCGCCTGGACATCGCCTTCCACGACACCGTCTTCGCCGCCACCGGCCACCAGCGCCTCGCCGCGGCCTGGGAGTCCATCCGCTGCCAGGTCCACCTGTTCCTGCTGACCCGCATCGGCCTCAGCACCGAGGGCTACCTCGGCTGCATCCCCCAGGAGCACCACGCACTGGCCGCCGCCCTGCGCGCCCGCGACCGCCAGGCCGCCCTCCCCCTCTTCGCCGCCCACCGCCGCCACGCGGTGGACGTCGTCGCAGGTACGCCGAACCCAGCCTGAGGACCGGTCCGTCGCTCTGGGCGCCGACCAGCGTGTACTTCGCGAAGTCGGTGGCCGGGACCTTCACCGGATCGACGACGTACCCCACCACGGCTGACGGGACCTCTTCCAGCACATCGGGGAACCGGACGTCCAGGTCGAAGAACTTCAGCAACAGGCTGAAGCCGAGCCGGGTCGTCCCGCTCTTGTTCGCCACCAGGTCCCCGTCGCCGTCTACCAGCGTCCAGTTCGCCAACAACTCCTCTGGCGACCACTCCTGCCGCACATCCGCCCCTTTGGCCTCGATCACCCGATCAGGCCAACGCCGGCGCCAAGGACCGGGAACGGCGCGCGTTCGGCCACCCGAGAGCTACTTTGCGGCTGGTGCCTTAGCTAGGGCGCCGGGGCCGTATCCGCGGAAAACGGCAGTCATCGCCACGGCAGTCATCGCAAGGGCAGCCGTCGCAACAGGCAGCCATCAGAACGGCAGCCTCACAAATTAGTAGCCATGGACATAGTAGCCAAGTACTCTATTCGTCATGGGCAGGGTTTCACCTCGCCCGTGCGTACTCCAGCCGTACCGGACGACGAGAGCACTCAGGGGGCAACACCATGACCACCACCGCGTCAACCACCGCATCCACCACCACCGAGCCCGCCACCACCGAGCCCGTCACCGGCCCCCTCGCCGATGCCCGCGCCCTCGGCCTGGCCCACTACGCCGCCCGCGGCGTCCTGGAGCACGTCCTGGCGCGGCACGGCATCACGTTCCAGCAGCAGGTCGCCTTGCGCGCCGCCCTCGGCGCCGACACCCCGCAGACGCCGGACGATCTCGTCAGCCAGGTCCAGGGCTCCCTCAAGGCCGACGCGGCCGCCATCCGCGCCACTCTCGACGAACTGCTGGCCAGGCAGTTGCTCGTCGCGGACGGCGCGCACGTTCGTCCCACGGATGCGGGGCGTGAGCTGACGGCCGCCGTCGGCGCGGAGACCGCCCCCGTCAGCGCCCGCGTCTGGGGCGGGATACCCGCCGCGGACCTGGCCGCCGCCGGCCGTGTCCTCGCCCTGGTCACCGAGCGGGCCAACGCCGAACTCGCGGCGCTGTCCGCCTGAATGCCTGTCCGCCTGACCGGGCCCGAATGCCTGACCGTCCGGCTGTCTGACCACCCCGGCCCGGCCGGCCGGTGCCGCAGGCCTTCTGGCCGGGGCCTTCCTCCACGCCGACAGCTCCACCCCACACACCCCACCCGACACCCGTACGCCGGTACCGCCGAGGGAACGGCTGCGGGGCGGCGTACGCCGACGTGGTGTCGGAGTGCGCCGCCCCGGAGCGGGACGAGTGCTGTGACCGGTTCCTCTCCCGTCACTTCGGGTCGCGGTCGAAGAGCGACCGGGACCAGAAGTAACCGAGTACGGCGAGACCGAGGCACCAGGCGACGGCGAGCCATCCGTTGTGGCCGATCTCGCTGCCGAGCAGCAGGCCGCGCAGGGTTTCGATGGCCGGGGTGAAGGGCTGGTACTCGGCGATCGGCTGGAACCAGCCCGGCATCGCGTCGACCGGGACGAAGGCGCTGGAGATGAGCGGCAGGAAGATCAGCGGCATGGCGTTGTTGCTGGCGGCCTCGGCGTTCGGGCTGGACAGGCCCATCCCGACCGCGATCCAGGTGAGCGCCGTGGCGAAGAGCACGAGCAGCCCGAACGCGGCCAGCCACTCCAGGGCCGTGGCGTCGGTGGACCGGAACCCGATGGCCACCCCGACGACTCCCACGACGATCACGCCGGCGACGCACTGGAGCACGCCGCCGACGACGTGTCCGAAGAGCACGGATCCGCGGTGGATCGCCATCGTGCGGAAGCGGGCGATGATGCCCTCGCTCATGTCCATGGCGACGGACACCGCGGTGCCGATCGTGGTGGAGCCGATGGTCATCAGCAGCAGGCCCGGGACGATATAGGCGATGTAGTCGGACCGGTCCGCTCCGCCGCCCCCGATGCCCGCGCTCATCGCGCCACCGAAGACGTAGACGAAGAGCAGCAGCAGCACGACCGGCGTGAGCAGCAGGTTCAGCGTCATCGACGGGTAGCGCCGGGCGTGCAGGAGGTTGCGGCGCAGCATCGTGGACGAGTCGCGCACGGCGAGGGAGATCCGGGCCGGGCGGGCGGGAGCCGGGGGAGTGCTCATCGGACGTTCTCCTTGGACTGGTGGGGGACGGTGGTGGAGCCGGTCAGGGCGAAGAAGACGTCGTCGAGGTCGGGGGTGTGCACGGTCAGCTCGTCGGCCTCGATACCGGCCGAGTCCAGCCGGTCGAGGATCGAGCGCAGCTCACGCTGGCTGCCGTCGCTGGGGATCTGCAGGGCCAGCGCCTCGTCGTCCCGGGCGACTTCGCGCAGGGCGGAGGCGGCGCTCCGGTACGTGGCCGGGTCGGCGAAGCGGAGCCGGACATGGCCGCCGGGGACG
Protein-coding regions in this window:
- a CDS encoding GntR family transcriptional regulator — encoded protein: MEQMQVTDAVAPARRRGLADEVADRIREAIFSGAYAPGAPLREVELSGVLQVSRGPVREALRVLEREGLVHCAWHRGTVVTTLSAEDVAELDSLRGALEDLAVQQVITHASEEDLAAIEKAAGLMEHTTDPHAMVRLDIAFHDTVFAATGHQRLAAAWESIRCQVHLFLLTRIGLSTEGYLGCIPQEHHALAAALRARDRQAALPLFAAHRRHAVDVVAGTPNPA
- a CDS encoding MarR family transcriptional regulator codes for the protein MTTTASTTASTTTEPATTEPVTGPLADARALGLAHYAARGVLEHVLARHGITFQQQVALRAALGADTPQTPDDLVSQVQGSLKADAAAIRATLDELLARQLLVADGAHVRPTDAGRELTAAVGAETAPVSARVWGGIPAADLAAAGRVLALVTERANAELAALSA
- a CDS encoding ABC transporter permease, which gives rise to MSTPPAPARPARISLAVRDSSTMLRRNLLHARRYPSMTLNLLLTPVVLLLLFVYVFGGAMSAGIGGGGADRSDYIAYIVPGLLLMTIGSTTIGTAVSVAMDMSEGIIARFRTMAIHRGSVLFGHVVGGVLQCVAGVIVVGVVGVAIGFRSTDATALEWLAAFGLLVLFATALTWIAVGMGLSSPNAEAASNNAMPLIFLPLISSAFVPVDAMPGWFQPIAEYQPFTPAIETLRGLLLGSEIGHNGWLAVAWCLGLAVLGYFWSRSLFDRDPK